From Paraflavitalea devenefica, the proteins below share one genomic window:
- a CDS encoding integrase core domain-containing protein, whose product MTTSTDLLAFRPKYSYHPYFLLAFHLNILPDHLLLRIPKSTRHDWKQKNTQLLFGYDWYLQHQSSFTIMQQVFTNEKLLQINKALLRVIALTRFLKKYSTRIKEHIGNAGGVVLGNINKNKKVLPLQVILKYLQLPYPAYLQLKRQACRQSLLNLCRLKHPAQLLSKEVAIIKSYCTDACWLHWPLSSVYHQLIRDKAAAFTISTFYKYVSLLKLQRVQVPHRRKNHHTGIRAAAPLQIIHADATIYRTLDNAKNYIYLVQDNYSRAILGHRVAQSCKAQYVFENLAAVKEQYLQPAGMASCQLITDDGSENQGAVHFLTSTHEPPFIEHLIAQQDIEFSNSMIEAANKQLKYRFLYHRSIPDFAALQKFIAQAIEDYNNRPQAVLNGLTPLEVLNGKRYDKETYRQQIYAAKANRMAHNKRTSCCSYSF is encoded by the coding sequence ATGACTACTTCTACCGACCTCCTTGCCTTCAGGCCAAAGTATTCCTACCATCCTTATTTCCTATTAGCCTTTCACCTCAATATCCTGCCGGATCATCTGCTGCTGCGTATCCCTAAATCCACCCGTCACGACTGGAAGCAAAAGAACACCCAACTACTTTTCGGGTACGACTGGTATTTGCAGCATCAGTCCTCATTTACCATTATGCAACAGGTATTCACCAATGAAAAACTCTTACAGATCAATAAAGCTTTGCTTCGGGTGATTGCACTGACCCGCTTCCTGAAGAAATATTCTACAAGAATAAAAGAACATATAGGCAATGCAGGCGGGGTAGTTTTAGGCAATATCAACAAGAACAAGAAAGTGTTGCCGCTACAGGTTATCTTAAAATACCTACAGCTCCCCTACCCGGCCTACCTGCAATTAAAGCGTCAGGCATGCAGGCAATCCTTACTCAACCTTTGCCGTCTCAAACATCCGGCACAACTTTTATCTAAAGAAGTAGCCATTATCAAATCTTATTGTACCGATGCCTGCTGGCTGCACTGGCCCTTATCCTCCGTATATCACCAGCTCATCCGGGATAAAGCCGCCGCCTTCACCATCAGCACTTTTTACAAATACGTCAGCCTGCTCAAACTGCAAAGGGTCCAGGTACCTCACCGCCGTAAAAACCATCATACCGGCATCAGGGCGGCGGCGCCCTTACAGATCATTCATGCCGATGCTACCATATACAGAACATTGGACAATGCAAAGAATTACATTTACCTCGTGCAGGACAATTACTCACGCGCTATTCTTGGCCACCGGGTGGCTCAGTCCTGTAAGGCGCAATATGTTTTTGAGAACCTGGCCGCTGTAAAAGAGCAATACCTGCAACCTGCCGGCATGGCATCCTGCCAGCTTATCACAGATGATGGTTCAGAAAACCAGGGGGCTGTTCATTTCCTCACATCCACCCATGAACCTCCCTTCATTGAACACCTCATTGCCCAGCAGGATATTGAGTTTTCCAACTCCATGATCGAAGCGGCCAACAAGCAACTCAAGTACCGCTTTCTTTATCACCGGTCCATCCCTGACTTTGCCGCCCTGCAGAAATTTATAGCACAGGCCATTGAGGATTACAACAACCGGCCGCAGGCAGTCCTGAATGGATTAACGCCACTGGAAGTGCTCAATGGTAAGCGGTATGATAAAGAGACGTACCGCCAACAGATCTATGCCGCAAAAGCCAACCGTATGGCCCATAATAAAAGAACATCCTGCTGTAGTTATTCCTTTTAA
- a CDS encoding type II toxin-antitoxin system RelE/ParE family toxin, translated as MSFKIIPTPPFERELKQLVKKYPAVKKDMAALAQQLLQHPQLGVPLGHNCYKIRMAIAGKGRGKSGGARIITYVQVTKENIFLLAIYDKAKMGNITDNELIDRLKNIK; from the coding sequence ATGAGCTTTAAAATTATTCCAACTCCGCCATTTGAACGGGAGCTTAAACAATTGGTCAAAAAATATCCGGCTGTTAAAAAAGATATGGCGGCACTTGCCCAGCAACTTCTTCAACATCCGCAACTGGGCGTACCACTTGGACATAATTGCTACAAAATACGTATGGCTATTGCCGGCAAAGGAAGGGGAAAATCCGGCGGGGCTCGCATCATTACTTATGTACAAGTAACCAAAGAAAACATATTTCTGCTGGCTATTTATGATAAAGCCAAAATGGGCAATATTACAGATAACGAATTAATAGACCGGTTAAAGAACATAAAATAG
- a CDS encoding RHS repeat domain-containing protein, with the protein MQTARLAGGIKLPAHALPTQYRYNTLNQVTAQKSPDGGKTEYWYDRLGRLALSRNARQLAMSSANNNYFSYTRYDTLGRITEVGQLRDTLNQAITDTFTRNETALTDWYASLQKNREQVTNTIYDIPYIGFVEADPTLVTAQQNVRNRVSYVTYTDKPDMTSSYNHGSFYSYDIHGNVDTLLQDYGQSGVVPNIMNKNGNRWKKLVYEYDLISGKVNKVMYQPRFSDQWTHRYYYDAENRLTEVETSTDGYTWEREAKYEYYLHGPLARTILGQQQVQGIDYAYTIQGWLKGVNSTGATIPHDMGGDAKAGGINQYIARDALGFNLNYFDGDYKTINPGVNPFPSYRLAGGSLPDSVYRPLYNGNISSMATHIRKFDELGHVPIFYNYRYDQLNRLVKQDAFFFSFNASTNSYGSNWAPDSTFHEDISYDPNGNIQHYNRYAIGAGSKMDGLTYKYYPGTNKLRQVNDHIVANKYGSNSWDLIYDLDDQADTSNYVYDEIGNLIQDKQENVTGIQWNVYGKITEVNRTATTANPYTKVAYSYDAQGNRIGKTSYQGNGRQDHTWYVRDAQGNLMSTYTANNSTPVEPANLQTLFLTQADVYVYGSSRLGMLARGTNAVDNGNSTGPWINPYYNGDNYNRGYRQYELTNHLGNVLTVISDRNFGVSSGGSLTLPSGAVIPVVDYYNPDMVAANDYYPFGMLSRTFQTADKYRFGFNGKEADSEVKSRQNQQDYGMRIYDPRVGRFLSVDPIAGEFSGLTPYQFGHNNPIALIDLDGLEGIEPPKPGKPGAKEGDVKTTEGETVYAPSDCNCPESEGIKKTKTWYWYSGHLNREAKADWYSKEEYGYITQDWEHGQVLPKYEGNALTSAFNGVNQERIINGKVVRNWNGYAVGEDGYLISGGILTTYYPGVKEAGGERQLLKGLGNLARLRRIAPGLFKNGKYTVYSGFKDGVLYIGKTGYTIAQRYAGKIAPAGVRALQGLSGKIPNNGVAKGVEQLVMELNGWVGRGTTVLSNKNAATVNEIYKVVARRWLNQNVKNWETLFKFQ; encoded by the coding sequence GTGCAAACAGCCCGGCTGGCCGGAGGTATCAAATTGCCGGCACATGCCCTGCCTACCCAATACCGGTACAATACCCTGAACCAGGTGACGGCACAGAAGAGCCCCGACGGCGGTAAAACGGAGTATTGGTACGACCGGCTGGGCCGCCTGGCGCTGAGCCGCAATGCCCGCCAGTTGGCGATGAGCAGTGCCAATAACAATTACTTCAGTTATACCAGGTACGATACGCTGGGACGTATTACCGAGGTAGGGCAATTGAGGGACACGCTGAACCAGGCGATCACCGATACCTTTACCCGTAATGAAACAGCGTTAACCGACTGGTATGCCAGCCTGCAGAAGAACCGGGAACAGGTCACCAATACGATATATGATATCCCCTATATTGGTTTTGTAGAGGCAGATCCTACGTTGGTCACCGCCCAGCAAAACGTGCGCAACCGGGTGAGCTATGTAACCTACACGGATAAGCCAGACATGACCAGTTCTTACAACCATGGCAGCTTTTACAGCTATGACATACATGGTAATGTGGATACGCTGTTGCAGGACTATGGACAAAGTGGCGTAGTGCCCAATATCATGAACAAAAATGGCAACCGCTGGAAGAAGCTGGTGTATGAGTATGACCTCATCAGCGGCAAGGTGAATAAAGTCATGTACCAGCCGCGTTTCAGTGATCAGTGGACACACCGGTATTACTACGATGCGGAGAACAGGCTCACAGAGGTAGAGACCAGTACGGATGGCTATACCTGGGAGCGGGAAGCGAAATATGAGTATTATCTGCATGGTCCGCTGGCACGTACTATCCTTGGTCAGCAGCAGGTACAGGGTATAGATTATGCCTACACCATCCAGGGCTGGCTGAAAGGGGTGAACAGTACCGGCGCCACCATACCGCATGATATGGGTGGTGATGCCAAAGCAGGCGGCATCAACCAGTACATAGCCCGGGATGCGTTGGGCTTTAACCTGAACTATTTTGACGGCGATTACAAGACGATCAATCCGGGGGTAAATCCCTTCCCGTCTTACCGCCTTGCCGGGGGAAGTCTGCCCGATAGTGTGTACCGTCCGCTGTACAATGGCAATATCAGCAGCATGGCCACCCATATCCGCAAGTTTGATGAGCTGGGCCATGTACCCATCTTCTACAACTACCGGTATGACCAGCTCAACCGCCTTGTGAAGCAGGACGCCTTCTTCTTCAGCTTCAATGCTTCGACGAATAGTTATGGCAGTAACTGGGCGCCCGACAGTACCTTCCATGAGGATATATCCTACGATCCCAATGGTAATATTCAGCACTATAACCGCTATGCCATTGGGGCAGGTTCCAAAATGGATGGACTGACGTACAAGTATTATCCCGGTACTAACAAATTACGGCAGGTCAATGATCATATCGTTGCCAATAAGTATGGTTCCAATAGCTGGGACCTGATCTACGACCTGGACGACCAGGCGGACACGAGCAACTATGTATACGATGAGATCGGCAACCTGATCCAGGACAAACAGGAAAACGTTACCGGCATTCAATGGAATGTGTATGGTAAGATCACGGAAGTGAACCGTACGGCTACTACCGCCAATCCTTATACCAAGGTGGCGTATAGCTATGATGCGCAGGGTAACCGCATCGGTAAAACCTCCTACCAGGGCAATGGCCGGCAGGATCATACCTGGTATGTTCGGGATGCGCAGGGCAACCTGATGAGCACGTATACAGCCAACAACAGCACGCCGGTAGAGCCTGCCAACCTGCAAACGCTGTTTTTAACACAGGCCGATGTGTATGTGTACGGCAGCAGCCGGCTGGGCATGCTGGCGCGGGGCACGAATGCGGTGGACAATGGCAACAGTACCGGCCCCTGGATCAATCCTTATTATAATGGTGACAATTACAACCGTGGCTACCGCCAGTATGAGCTGACGAACCACCTGGGCAATGTACTCACCGTCATTAGTGATCGCAACTTTGGCGTATCTTCGGGTGGCTCTTTGACATTACCCAGTGGGGCTGTTATACCGGTAGTGGATTATTATAATCCTGATATGGTAGCCGCCAATGATTATTATCCCTTTGGCATGCTGAGCCGGACTTTCCAGACTGCTGATAAGTATAGGTTTGGGTTTAATGGTAAGGAGGCGGATAGTGAAGTGAAGAGCAGGCAGAACCAGCAGGATTATGGCATGCGGATTTATGACCCGAGAGTGGGGAGGTTTTTGAGTGTGGATCCGATAGCTGGGGAGTTCTCTGGATTAACTCCATATCAGTTTGGACATAATAATCCTATTGCGTTAATTGATTTAGATGGCTTAGAGGGCATTGAACCACCTAAGCCAGGGAAACCTGGTGCAAAGGAGGGTGACGTAAAAACAACCGAGGGAGAAACTGTATATGCTCCATCAGATTGTAACTGTCCTGAATCTGAGGGGATCAAAAAGACAAAAACTTGGTATTGGTACTCAGGACACCTTAATAGAGAAGCTAAAGCAGATTGGTATTCCAAAGAAGAATATGGATACATTACGCAGGACTGGGAGCATGGTCAGGTTTTACCCAAATATGAGGGGAATGCATTAACAAGTGCATTTAATGGAGTAAATCAAGAGAGGATAATTAATGGAAAAGTTGTACGAAATTGGAATGGTTATGCAGTAGGTGAGGATGGATATTTAATTTCAGGAGGCATCTTAACGACTTATTATCCAGGAGTAAAAGAAGCTGGAGGGGAAAGGCAGTTGTTAAAGGGCCTTGGAAACCTTGCTCGATTAAGACGAATTGCCCCTGGCCTGTTTAAGAACGGAAAATATACTGTATATTCCGGATTTAAGGATGGTGTATTATATATAGGTAAAACCGGATATACAATAGCGCAAAGATATGCAGGCAAAATTGCTCCGGCAGGAGTTAGGGCTTTGCAAGGATTATCAGGAAAAATTCCAAATAATGGAGTTGCAAAGGGTGTCGAGCAGTTGGTAATGGAATTAAATGGCTGGGTTGGCAGGGGAACAACTGTTCTTTCGAACAAAAATGCAGCTACAGTAAATGAAATTTACAAAGTGGTAGCAAGAAGATGGCTTAATCAAAATGTAAAAAATTGGGAAACACTTTTCAAATTTCAATAA
- a CDS encoding IS1 family transposase → MNCNNCKGACIKKGFYKTTQRYQCKVCGRHQRQVYRNRKYCTTFDEQIAVLNKEGVGISSISRILSIPRASVQRRIERMKKDKPKPVFTETGQVYEVDELYTYIGRKSNPCYIMYAINRKTKQVIDFVCGARSRENISRLINTLLGLSPQRIYTDKLNVFGSVIPDFLHRTFQYRTNHIERKNLTLRTHLKRLSRKTICYSKSKDMLEACFRLYVWK, encoded by the coding sequence ATGAACTGTAACAACTGCAAGGGAGCATGTATTAAGAAAGGCTTCTATAAGACTACTCAAAGATATCAATGTAAGGTGTGTGGCCGGCATCAGCGGCAGGTTTACCGGAACAGGAAGTACTGTACAACCTTTGATGAACAAATCGCCGTATTGAATAAAGAAGGTGTAGGTATCAGTTCCATCAGCAGGATATTGTCCATTCCCAGAGCATCTGTTCAAAGAAGGATAGAACGGATGAAAAAAGATAAGCCGAAGCCGGTATTTACCGAAACCGGACAGGTATATGAGGTGGATGAACTATATACGTATATAGGCAGGAAAAGCAATCCCTGTTATATTATGTATGCGATCAACCGGAAGACGAAGCAGGTAATAGATTTTGTGTGCGGAGCCAGGAGCAGGGAGAATATAAGCAGGCTAATAAACACCTTATTAGGCTTGTCACCCCAAAGGATATATACCGATAAGCTGAATGTCTTTGGTTCTGTAATACCGGATTTCCTTCACCGCACCTTTCAATACCGGACGAACCATATAGAAAGGAAGAACCTTACGCTGCGTACCCATTTGAAAAGACTATCCCGCAAAACGATTTGTTACAGTAAAAGCAAAGATATGCTGGAAGCATGTTTCCGGTTGTATGTGTGGAAGTGA
- a CDS encoding addiction module protein, whose translation MSVARAIAEKQHDDDLWENKDFIAELDRRTAEFETGKVKGLSFDELTTRTKQAYKNRKRKKL comes from the coding sequence TTGTCGGTTGCCAGGGCTATTGCTGAAAAACAGCACGACGACGATTTATGGGAAAATAAAGACTTTATTGCTGAATTAGATCGTAGAACTGCTGAATTTGAAACTGGTAAAGTAAAAGGGCTTTCGTTTGATGAGTTGACAACAAGAACAAAGCAGGCATACAAAAACAGAAAAAGGAAGAAATTATGA
- a CDS encoding O-acetyl-ADP-ribose deacetylase, producing the protein MIQLIQGDITKMEVDAIVNAANTSLLGGGGVDGAIHRAGGPAILEECQQIRAKQGGCKVGEAVITTAGKLPAKYVIHTVGPVWNDGQHDEETLLASAYTNSLRLAIAHQVKTIAFPNISTGIYHFPKGRAAEIAINTVRDFLARNSELEKVVFVCYDRENYELYNKLLN; encoded by the coding sequence ATGATCCAACTCATACAAGGAGATATTACCAAAATGGAAGTAGACGCTATTGTCAATGCCGCCAACACTTCCTTACTGGGTGGTGGCGGCGTTGACGGCGCCATACACAGAGCCGGCGGCCCGGCCATACTGGAGGAATGCCAGCAAATCCGGGCCAAACAAGGTGGCTGTAAAGTGGGAGAAGCTGTTATCACAACAGCGGGGAAACTTCCCGCCAAGTATGTTATCCATACTGTAGGACCTGTGTGGAATGATGGTCAGCATGATGAAGAAACCTTATTAGCCTCTGCTTATACGAACAGTCTGCGGCTTGCTATAGCGCATCAGGTTAAAACCATCGCCTTCCCTAATATTAGTACAGGTATTTATCATTTTCCCAAAGGCAGGGCTGCTGAAATTGCCATTAATACAGTAAGAGATTTTTTAGCCAGGAATAGTGAGCTGGAGAAAGTAGTTTTTGTTTGTTATGATAGGGAGAATTACGAACTATACAACAAGCTTTTGAACTAG
- a CDS encoding dihydrofolate reductase family protein, with protein MKKIIVSTFISMDGVLHAPGGPEEDRSHQFKWGGWVFPYWDDLMDNAMGKIMSKPFDLLLGRRTYEIFAAHWPYQENDPIGDTFNRIQKYVVATTPVDLSWQNSTLIKGDVVAELKKLKAQDGPDLLVHGSSRLVQTLLSHHLIDELHPWTFPLTLGNGKKLFEEGTQALEWKLTDSKISTTGVIIASYVPDGKVKTGSFVPDKVSKAEIARREKWAKEEQGK; from the coding sequence ATGAAAAAGATTATTGTTTCCACGTTTATAAGTATGGACGGCGTGCTACACGCGCCAGGCGGACCGGAGGAAGATCGCTCCCATCAATTCAAATGGGGCGGCTGGGTGTTTCCTTACTGGGATGATCTGATGGATAATGCTATGGGCAAGATCATGTCTAAACCCTTTGACCTGCTGCTTGGCAGGCGTACGTATGAAATATTTGCCGCCCACTGGCCCTACCAGGAAAATGATCCGATCGGCGACACCTTCAACCGTATTCAAAAGTATGTAGTAGCTACGACGCCGGTTGACCTTTCCTGGCAAAACTCCACGTTGATCAAAGGCGATGTCGTGGCTGAGCTGAAAAAACTAAAAGCACAGGACGGTCCGGACCTATTGGTACACGGCAGTAGCCGGTTGGTACAAACCCTGCTTTCCCACCACCTGATCGATGAGTTGCATCCCTGGACCTTCCCCTTGACACTTGGCAACGGGAAGAAGCTCTTTGAAGAAGGTACCCAGGCACTTGAATGGAAGTTGACTGATAGCAAAATATCCACCACAGGTGTCATTATCGCCAGCTATGTTCCGGATGGGAAGGTTAAAACAGGTTCCTTTGTGCCGGATAAGGTCAGTAAAGCGGAGATCGCACGGCGGGAGAAATGGGCGAAAGAGGAGCAGGGGAAATGA
- a CDS encoding DUF5675 family protein has protein sequence MKDYPSTIIRSGIMLLLALISSTLVAQNYYGTWKGSATQPGANISNWTVAMKLSKQGSTVDFPSLGCGGALAYTGKEGNAFIFREALSYGVTKCMPGMSVRFSLTSPTTMNWEEIDAGGTALAYGTLTRDPLPDVHIVVTRSQKYAGCTQGEVTVNGKSFSKTLELRFDNAKKDSSSIPVGNYRAKLRYSSGKSRWVIELQNIYPHVYEKVGKSWRMKTVSREQVQIHAGDYPIKTGVNLQGCVLVGNSYTGCGFTDSKTTFNSLLDEYFGGASQPDASVKVTVSVLIDY, from the coding sequence ATGAAAGACTATCCCTCCACAATTATCCGCTCCGGTATTATGCTTTTATTGGCGCTCATTAGCAGTACGCTCGTGGCCCAAAACTATTATGGCACCTGGAAAGGAAGCGCTACGCAGCCCGGCGCCAACATCAGCAATTGGACAGTAGCCATGAAACTAAGTAAACAAGGCAGTACGGTAGATTTCCCTTCCCTCGGTTGCGGCGGAGCCCTTGCCTATACAGGCAAAGAAGGCAATGCTTTCATCTTCAGGGAAGCGCTTTCCTATGGTGTCACCAAATGTATGCCGGGCATGAGCGTCCGCTTTTCACTTACCAGCCCCACTACCATGAACTGGGAAGAAATTGATGCCGGGGGAACTGCGCTCGCTTATGGCACCCTCACGCGCGATCCGCTGCCCGATGTACATATTGTAGTAACCCGCTCACAAAAATATGCAGGCTGTACACAGGGTGAGGTAACAGTTAATGGCAAGTCATTCAGTAAAACACTGGAGCTGCGGTTCGATAATGCCAAAAAGGATTCCAGCTCCATCCCGGTAGGTAATTACAGGGCCAAACTAAGGTACTCATCGGGTAAAAGCCGTTGGGTCATTGAGCTGCAAAACATCTATCCGCATGTGTATGAGAAAGTGGGCAAGAGCTGGAGAATGAAAACGGTATCACGTGAGCAGGTGCAGATCCATGCGGGCGATTACCCGATCAAAACCGGCGTCAACCTGCAGGGATGTGTTTTAGTGGGTAATAGTTATACAGGTTGCGGTTTTACGGATAGCAAAACTACCTTTAACAGCTTGCTGGACGAATATTTTGGCGGCGCCTCCCAACCCGATGCCAGTGTAAAGGTGACGGTCAGTGTGCTGATTGATTATTAA
- a CDS encoding BRO-N domain-containing protein, with protein sequence MSNVKLFESKQIRTVWNNADHKWYFVIADVVQVLTDTPNPGDYIKKMRKRDDMLSKGWGQIVTPLLVDTAGGKQKLNCANAQGLLRIIQSIPSPKAEPFKLWLAQVGSDRLDEIENPELATQRARELYKLKGYPDDWIEKRMRSIAIREELTEEWKTRGVKGETEYAILTAEI encoded by the coding sequence ATGAGTAATGTTAAATTGTTTGAAAGTAAGCAAATAAGAACAGTTTGGAACAATGCTGATCATAAATGGTATTTCGTGATAGCGGACGTGGTACAGGTATTGACTGATACGCCTAATCCGGGAGATTATATAAAAAAGATGAGAAAGCGGGATGACATGCTTTCTAAAGGGTGGGGACAAATTGTCACCCCCCTCTTGGTAGATACGGCTGGAGGTAAACAGAAATTAAATTGTGCTAATGCTCAAGGACTATTGCGAATCATTCAATCCATTCCCTCGCCTAAAGCTGAGCCGTTCAAGCTTTGGCTGGCCCAGGTTGGATCTGACAGATTGGATGAAATTGAAAACCCTGAGTTGGCAACACAGCGAGCAAGAGAACTATATAAGTTGAAGGGGTATCCTGATGACTGGATCGAAAAACGTATGCGTAGCATTGCTATTCGGGAAGAATTAACTGAAGAATGGAAAACCCGGGGTGTAAAGGGAGAAACAGAGTATGCAATACTTACAGCAGAAATATAA